One Paenibacillus sp. FSL H7-0737 DNA segment encodes these proteins:
- the flgM gene encoding flagellar biosynthesis anti-sigma factor FlgM yields MKINETGRINAMNPYQRSADAQRQEQMKKSSRKDEVSISDEAIQLLQAQNSGNDAERALKIDSLKQQVSAGTYQVDAAKLAEKLAPYFKQSSEN; encoded by the coding sequence ATGAAAATTAACGAGACCGGACGAATTAACGCGATGAATCCGTATCAACGCAGCGCGGATGCGCAAAGGCAGGAACAAATGAAGAAAAGTTCACGCAAGGATGAGGTTTCGATCTCTGATGAAGCAATTCAGCTCTTGCAAGCACAGAATTCTGGTAATGATGCTGAACGTGCGCTTAAGATCGACAGTTTGAAGCAACAGGTCTCCGCAGGTACCTATCAAGTAGATGCAGCTAAGCTAGCAGAGAAACTCGCCCCTTACTTTAAGCAATCCTCCGAGAATTAG
- a CDS encoding flagellar protein FlgN, whose product MALTTLIELLERLDEVHNQMLELAAEKKQTIMDNKVDALIDILNRESKLMKLIGQLEEQRIAAAYTVLQGVGIRSNLNLNLTELSRLIFDPEDKARLLHIQQKLSGTLHRLKEANELNQKLIEQSLTFIDYSLDLLVGRPNQDITYHRPSDKGNGVNRSGIFDARG is encoded by the coding sequence ATGGCATTGACGACATTAATAGAACTATTGGAGCGGCTGGACGAAGTGCATAACCAAATGCTGGAGCTGGCCGCTGAGAAAAAACAGACGATTATGGACAACAAGGTGGATGCCTTAATCGACATCCTGAACCGTGAGTCCAAGCTAATGAAGCTGATTGGGCAGCTCGAGGAACAGCGAATCGCGGCAGCGTATACCGTTCTACAAGGCGTAGGTATTCGTTCCAACCTGAACCTGAACCTAACTGAGCTGTCCAGACTTATATTTGACCCTGAAGACAAGGCACGACTGCTGCATATTCAGCAGAAGCTTTCTGGCACTTTGCACCGCTTGAAAGAAGCAAATGAGCTAAATCAGAAGCTGATAGAGCAGTCGCTTACTTTTATAGATTATTCTTTGGATCTGCTGGTCGGAAGACCGAATCAGGATATCACTTATCATCGTCCGTCCGATAAGGGCAATGGCGTAAATCGGTCGGGGATTTTTGATGCACGAGGCTAG
- a CDS encoding ComF family protein: MNSLFSWLTKSQALLSSSVTPCLTCGKRNPGSSQFPGVCRNCVESIPWIRSPRCLNCGRHVGCPDCTRSSEPSPIICNRSAVAYTSVMREWLGQYKYRGNERYAPLLGLMLDRAYLTLKKEKQSALLSRKPSIIHRSWSADLLVPVPVSDSRLMERGFNQAERLADVLSRRRKVPQLPLLIRTHHTGKQSFKSRAERLTDMKHAFAENPAVTTQFADWMNSEVSLNRPLRIIIVDDIYTTGSTIRACAEIIQQMGADHGYTVEVYSLTWARS, encoded by the coding sequence ATGAATTCTCTGTTCTCATGGTTAACTAAATCTCAGGCACTCTTGTCCTCTTCCGTAACTCCATGCTTAACTTGCGGCAAGCGCAACCCTGGATCCTCGCAATTTCCTGGAGTTTGCAGGAATTGCGTAGAATCCATTCCTTGGATACGTTCCCCACGCTGCTTGAATTGTGGTCGGCATGTGGGCTGTCCTGACTGTACCCGCAGTAGTGAACCGTCTCCGATTATTTGTAATCGAAGTGCAGTGGCTTACACTAGTGTTATGCGAGAATGGTTGGGTCAGTATAAATATCGCGGGAATGAACGGTATGCCCCTTTACTTGGCCTCATGCTGGATAGAGCCTATCTAACCCTAAAAAAAGAGAAGCAGAGCGCTCTTTTATCCCGAAAACCATCCATCATCCATCGTTCTTGGTCTGCTGATTTGTTAGTGCCAGTGCCTGTCAGTGATTCCCGGCTTATGGAGCGAGGATTTAATCAAGCGGAAAGATTGGCGGATGTGCTGTCTAGACGTAGAAAGGTCCCACAGCTTCCGCTGCTAATCCGTACACATCATACGGGAAAACAGAGTTTTAAGAGCCGAGCGGAACGACTAACGGATATGAAGCACGCTTTTGCGGAGAATCCGGCAGTAACAACACAATTTGCGGATTGGATGAATAGTGAGGTATCTCTAAATCGTCCTCTTCGGATTATTATTGTTGATGATATTTATACAACGGGTAGTACCATTCGTGCGTGCGCTGAGATCATACAACAAATGGGTGCAGATCATGGTTATACGGTAGAGGTGTATAGCCTAACTTGGGCACGTTCCTGA
- the flgK gene encoding flagellar hook-associated protein FlgK produces MTSTFHSIETARRSLFTQTAALNTTGHNIANANTEGYTRQRVNMKAALPIEAYGFNKSTVPGQMGTGVEFSSIDRIREMFLDDQYRGENSAFGNWKLQADTLSKLEAIVNEPSDTGIRTVLDNFWKSWSDLSKNPEDPTARKIVVQTAQSLTDAMNYMSTQLDNLDRDLTTNIEVKAKEAQGYLTAIADLNKSIYKIEGMGDQANDLRDQRDLMADKLSKIANITVVETEAGYNVSLGGQPLVEGGEVTATVDSAFLNNAYAAGTLKGGEAYGMIFSKNTYVTDYKKQLNDMASTIATGDVEITIPAGSNLPEGTMLTNDAKITQADGTVVTLAAGQAMPKGASMYEDAKTIVKGLNGLHKLGYAMDGSSGRDFFVTSGDAGTIKLNPEIAADVSLFATSLRTTVDAAGNTQVVKGNNTLALLLTNLKDSKFTTPDGKVSNTVGGLLGSMVGQLGIQSQEAARQTDNSDYLVEQVNSRRQSVSGVSLDEEMSNMLVFQHAYSAAARFMTTFDELLDKLINSTGTVGR; encoded by the coding sequence ATGACATCCACATTTCACTCGATAGAGACGGCGAGACGCAGCCTTTTTACTCAGACCGCAGCTCTTAATACGACTGGACACAATATCGCAAATGCGAATACCGAGGGTTATACTCGTCAACGTGTAAATATGAAGGCTGCTTTACCTATTGAAGCGTACGGATTTAATAAATCTACCGTTCCTGGTCAAATGGGTACAGGGGTGGAATTCTCATCTATCGATCGGATTCGGGAAATGTTTCTGGATGATCAGTACCGTGGTGAGAATTCTGCATTTGGTAACTGGAAACTTCAAGCAGATACCCTCTCTAAACTAGAAGCGATTGTTAACGAACCATCGGATACAGGTATTCGTACAGTTCTAGATAACTTCTGGAAATCATGGTCTGACCTTAGTAAGAACCCTGAAGATCCTACTGCTCGTAAGATTGTAGTACAAACTGCACAATCTTTGACTGATGCCATGAATTATATGAGCACGCAATTAGATAATCTTGATCGGGATCTAACTACTAATATTGAGGTTAAAGCAAAAGAGGCTCAGGGTTACCTGACCGCTATCGCAGACTTGAATAAATCGATCTATAAGATCGAAGGTATGGGCGATCAGGCCAATGATTTACGCGATCAACGCGATCTGATGGCAGACAAGCTATCCAAGATTGCTAATATTACCGTTGTAGAGACGGAAGCTGGTTATAACGTTTCACTGGGTGGACAACCACTGGTAGAGGGTGGAGAAGTTACTGCAACCGTAGATAGTGCATTTCTTAATAATGCTTATGCCGCTGGAACTTTGAAGGGCGGCGAGGCTTACGGAATGATTTTCTCCAAAAATACTTATGTTACTGACTACAAGAAACAACTCAACGATATGGCTAGTACGATTGCTACTGGTGACGTTGAAATTACAATACCGGCAGGTTCTAATCTTCCTGAGGGTACCATGTTAACTAATGATGCTAAGATTACTCAAGCAGATGGCACCGTAGTTACTTTGGCCGCTGGACAGGCAATGCCAAAGGGAGCATCGATGTATGAGGACGCTAAGACCATTGTCAAAGGCTTGAACGGACTCCATAAATTAGGTTATGCGATGGATGGAAGCTCCGGTCGTGATTTCTTTGTAACCTCTGGTGACGCTGGAACGATCAAGTTGAATCCGGAAATTGCTGCGGATGTTAGTTTATTCGCAACCTCACTACGTACTACTGTAGATGCAGCTGGCAACACGCAGGTTGTTAAAGGCAATAACACCTTGGCTCTTTTATTGACGAACCTCAAGGATAGTAAATTCACTACGCCGGACGGTAAAGTTAGCAATACTGTGGGTGGGCTTCTAGGCTCTATGGTTGGCCAATTGGGTATTCAATCGCAGGAGGCAGCGCGTCAAACTGATAACTCAGATTATCTGGTAGAGCAGGTTAACTCCCGTCGTCAATCTGTCAGTGGCGTTTCACTGGATGAAGAAATGTCGAATATGCTCGTGTTCCAGCATGCTTATAGTGCTGCTGCGCGTTTTATGACTACTTTTGATGAACTGCTCGACAAATTGATTAATTCCACCGGCACAGTCGGCAGATAA
- a CDS encoding TIGR03826 family flagellar region protein, with translation MNLDNCPRCGRLFVKNLMGLCQPCIKELEHEYEICVDYLRENKGTNIQELSDATGISIKEITRFIREGRISIANAPNMMYPCEVCGTLIRDGHMCDSCRTRLRKDLSNAAKESAAEDTTKKTTDGAYRAIDKLRGL, from the coding sequence ATGAATCTAGACAATTGTCCAAGGTGCGGCCGGTTGTTTGTTAAGAATCTTATGGGGTTGTGCCAGCCCTGCATCAAAGAGCTGGAGCATGAATATGAGATCTGCGTGGATTATTTGCGGGAGAACAAAGGAACCAACATTCAAGAGCTGTCCGATGCTACGGGAATTTCGATAAAGGAGATCACCCGCTTTATTCGAGAGGGCCGGATATCTATAGCAAATGCTCCTAATATGATGTATCCCTGCGAGGTATGTGGAACGCTGATTCGCGATGGGCATATGTGTGATAGTTGTCGTACTCGGCTCAGGAAGGATCTCTCCAATGCTGCAAAGGAAAGTGCTGCTGAGGATACTACCAAAAAGACAACAGACGGTGCATATCGTGCAATAGACAAATTGCGTGGCCTATAA
- the flgL gene encoding flagellar hook-associated protein FlgL, with translation MLRVTSNMMNSQLLLNLNRNARTMNDTQLQLSSGRKINKPSDDPVGITYSLRYRAELSSNEQYTKNVDSALSWLDFNDTVLGQAGDVVQKIRELSVQAATGTNPQSALDSINEEVMQLKEQLVDIANSTLNGKYIFNGEQYSTKPYDFAKGADSTYDVSKPITTDTGQIQFIVGEGVRMPISITGNEVFGNTGDADNLYAIINNISAGLKAGDLGAISGQLDNIDARMETILTARSEIGAKTNRVELMQERLSDLNVNLTDLQAKTEDADYEGLIMQSKIQENIYNASLSVGAKIISTTLVDFIR, from the coding sequence ATGTTGAGAGTAACCTCTAACATGATGAATTCACAGCTTCTGCTTAACCTAAACCGTAATGCTCGTACGATGAACGACACACAGTTACAGCTTTCAAGTGGACGCAAAATCAACAAGCCTTCCGATGATCCGGTAGGGATTACGTATTCCCTGCGCTATCGCGCTGAGCTTTCTTCTAACGAGCAATATACTAAAAATGTAGATAGCGCTCTTTCATGGCTTGATTTTAATGATACAGTTCTAGGTCAGGCAGGAGATGTTGTACAGAAGATTCGGGAACTGTCCGTACAGGCTGCGACAGGGACTAATCCGCAGTCCGCGCTCGATAGTATTAATGAAGAAGTGATGCAGTTAAAAGAGCAACTTGTCGATATCGCTAACAGTACACTGAATGGTAAATATATCTTTAATGGTGAGCAATACTCCACCAAACCTTATGATTTTGCTAAAGGAGCAGATAGTACGTACGATGTATCTAAGCCAATTACTACGGATACTGGACAGATCCAATTTATCGTAGGTGAAGGTGTGCGTATGCCGATTAGTATAACCGGTAATGAAGTATTCGGTAATACGGGGGATGCAGATAATCTTTATGCAATCATTAATAATATTTCTGCGGGATTAAAGGCTGGTGATCTTGGAGCTATATCGGGTCAATTAGATAACATTGATGCGCGTATGGAAACTATTTTAACGGCTCGTTCTGAAATTGGTGCTAAGACCAATCGAGTGGAACTCATGCAGGAGCGTTTGAGTGACTTGAATGTTAATCTAACGGATCTGCAAGCTAAGACGGAGGATGCCGATTACGAGGGATTGATCATGCAGTCGAAAATTCAAGAGAATATATATAATGCCTCTTTGTCAGTGGGTGCAAAGATTATATCTACAACTCTGGTGGACTTTATAAGATAA